A single genomic interval of Spirosoma taeanense harbors:
- a CDS encoding electron transfer flavoprotein subunit alpha/FixB family protein: MSVLIFAELDEGKLKKSSQEAIFYGAKVAEMTGTSATAIIIGQADDGELASAGRFGATKVLHATDAKLNEPNGMAYATVVAAAAQQEGSTIVVLAKSSLADAMTARLAGKLKAGLAANVVELPDLSTGFRVKSSIYTGKAFAYNELKADIKILAIKKNTITPEEKEAQATVESFTPTLNDSDFGISVKSTEKSSGDILLPEADLVVSAGRGMKGPENWGIVEDLAKALHAATACSKPVSDLDWRPHSEHVGQTGIKISPNLYIACGISGAIQHLAGVNSSKVIVVINKDPDAPFFKSADYGIVGDVFDVLPRLTKAVQAL, translated from the coding sequence ATGTCTGTTCTCATATTCGCCGAATTAGACGAAGGCAAACTTAAGAAGTCCTCACAGGAGGCTATTTTCTACGGCGCAAAAGTTGCCGAAATGACCGGAACGTCGGCAACAGCCATTATCATTGGTCAGGCCGACGACGGTGAGCTGGCTTCAGCGGGTCGGTTTGGCGCGACGAAAGTTCTGCACGCGACCGACGCTAAACTGAATGAACCCAACGGCATGGCCTACGCAACGGTAGTAGCCGCTGCCGCTCAGCAGGAAGGCTCTACAATCGTTGTGCTGGCTAAATCCTCACTGGCCGATGCCATGACGGCCCGGCTGGCGGGCAAGCTGAAGGCTGGTCTGGCGGCCAACGTCGTCGAACTACCCGATTTATCGACTGGTTTCCGCGTAAAAAGCAGCATCTATACCGGCAAGGCGTTTGCCTACAACGAGTTGAAGGCCGACATCAAGATTCTGGCGATCAAAAAAAATACGATAACCCCAGAGGAAAAAGAAGCACAGGCAACGGTCGAATCGTTTACGCCGACACTTAACGACAGCGACTTCGGGATTAGCGTAAAAAGCACCGAAAAATCATCCGGCGACATCCTGCTGCCGGAAGCCGATCTGGTTGTTTCGGCTGGCCGGGGCATGAAAGGTCCTGAAAACTGGGGTATCGTGGAGGATCTGGCCAAGGCTCTGCACGCAGCAACGGCCTGCTCGAAGCCAGTTTCGGACTTGGACTGGCGCCCTCACTCGGAGCACGTTGGTCAGACGGGGATTAAAATCAGCCCGAACCTGTACATTGCCTGTGGCATTTCGGGCGCCATTCAGCATCTGGCGGGCGTAAACTCCTCGAAGGTAATTGTTGTTATCAACAAAGACCCGGACGCTCCGTTCTTTAAATCAGCCGATTATGGCATTGTCGGCGATGTTTTCGACGTACTGCCCCGCCTGACAAAGGCAGTTCAGGCACTATAA
- a CDS encoding sugar phosphate isomerase/epimerase family protein — protein MFQSRRHFLTSLSALTGTALLPNSQAVQAQPARPQPISCNAYTWNTFYARAKKQWMADPDEALSHYVKTGLTAYEPSFSNAEEVRKLAPYLSKYRLTMPSLYVNSTLHRADEAPKSIEAALAIAEAAKPLGTTIIVTNPSPIQWGSDADKTDADLTEQARNLDRLGAELRRRGLTLAYHTHAPEHRQAAREFHHMLLASDPGNVSLCLDAHWVYRGSSNSQVALFDVVKLYGKRIVELHIRQSKNQIWQETFGDGDINYRRLATELKAQHVRPLLVLEQCLEKGSPDTMGPVEAHKQDLAYAKDVFAGLMS, from the coding sequence ATGTTTCAAAGCCGACGCCATTTTCTGACTTCGCTCAGCGCCCTGACCGGGACCGCGCTATTACCCAATAGCCAGGCTGTTCAGGCGCAGCCGGCCAGGCCGCAGCCGATTTCCTGCAACGCCTATACCTGGAATACATTCTACGCGCGGGCGAAAAAACAGTGGATGGCTGACCCCGACGAAGCGCTGAGCCACTACGTAAAAACCGGTCTGACAGCCTACGAGCCGTCGTTCAGCAATGCGGAAGAAGTCAGAAAGCTGGCCCCTTACCTGTCGAAGTACCGCCTGACAATGCCGTCGCTGTACGTCAACAGCACGCTCCACCGAGCCGACGAAGCGCCAAAATCTATTGAGGCTGCGCTCGCCATTGCTGAAGCCGCCAAACCCTTGGGCACAACGATTATTGTTACCAACCCGAGTCCCATTCAATGGGGTAGCGACGCCGACAAAACGGATGCCGACCTGACCGAACAGGCCCGGAACCTCGACCGGCTTGGTGCCGAACTCCGCAGGCGTGGCCTGACGCTGGCTTACCATACCCACGCGCCCGAACACCGGCAGGCGGCCCGGGAGTTTCACCACATGCTGCTCGCGTCCGATCCCGGAAACGTATCCTTGTGTCTGGATGCCCACTGGGTCTATCGCGGATCAAGTAACTCGCAGGTTGCCCTGTTCGACGTTGTGAAATTATACGGCAAGCGCATTGTTGAACTGCACATCCGCCAGTCGAAAAACCAGATCTGGCAGGAAACCTTCGGCGACGGCGATATTAATTACCGACGGCTGGCCACCGAGCTGAAAGCGCAGCATGTCCGGCCATTACTTGTGCTGGAACAATGCCTGGAAAAAGGCTCACCCGATACGATGGGCCCCGTTGAAGCGCACAAACAGGATCTGGCTTATGCTAAAGACGTCTTTGCGGGCCTAATGAGCTAA
- a CDS encoding ADP-ribosylglycohydrolase family protein yields MGTVGPTNGQALPNRRALYNKVLGMLVGSAIGDAMGAPTEMWTRDAIALDYGFVNRLDTMVREPSPEGTWLYNLPAGGTTDDTRWKVLAINYLLAQKKKNLAPKEFAQHILTQYQISIQRLKKTEGLAPEPYEARSREMAWLQEWAKVAQPFIANDLVSYSNALSRFYGGEVTCAGMLYAPAIGGFYPGNPELAYTQTYAISVFDLGYARDISGLTAAMVSAAMAPNATPEAILNVLRDVDPEHYFQSRLVGRSAHRILKQARTIVAEANKIQQADRKSLTIPLPKRGPVDTLMLTRMQKAYELLEAQNQDLPFHAAEIHLVNLTALLFSNFDFEKALAFVINYGRDNDTTGAVTGAILGAYWGADRLPKAMVTKVITVNKQRLGTDLEALADKLTDRILLK; encoded by the coding sequence ATGGGTACCGTCGGTCCAACGAATGGGCAAGCCCTCCCAAACCGGCGGGCGTTATATAATAAAGTGCTCGGTATGCTGGTCGGGTCGGCCATTGGCGATGCTATGGGGGCACCAACCGAAATGTGGACGCGGGACGCCATTGCGCTCGACTATGGCTTCGTGAATCGGCTGGACACGATGGTACGCGAACCCTCGCCGGAGGGGACCTGGCTGTATAATCTCCCGGCCGGTGGCACAACCGACGATACGCGCTGGAAAGTACTGGCTATCAACTATCTCCTTGCGCAGAAGAAGAAAAACCTTGCGCCTAAAGAGTTCGCTCAGCACATATTAACGCAATACCAGATCAGTATTCAGCGACTGAAGAAAACAGAGGGGCTGGCACCGGAGCCGTATGAAGCCCGCAGCCGCGAAATGGCCTGGCTACAGGAATGGGCGAAAGTGGCACAACCGTTCATTGCCAACGATCTGGTTAGCTATTCCAATGCGCTGAGTCGGTTTTACGGTGGTGAGGTAACCTGCGCCGGAATGCTTTATGCCCCGGCGATTGGCGGTTTCTATCCGGGCAATCCAGAGCTGGCGTATACACAGACATATGCGATCAGCGTTTTTGACCTCGGCTATGCCCGCGATATCAGCGGATTAACGGCCGCCATGGTGTCGGCGGCTATGGCCCCCAATGCCACGCCCGAGGCTATTTTAAATGTATTGCGGGATGTAGATCCAGAGCATTATTTCCAAAGTCGACTGGTTGGTCGTTCGGCCCATCGAATCCTGAAACAGGCTCGAACAATCGTGGCAGAGGCAAACAAAATACAGCAGGCCGATCGTAAATCGTTGACGATCCCGTTACCCAAACGAGGACCGGTAGACACGTTGATGCTCACCCGGATGCAGAAAGCGTATGAGTTACTGGAAGCGCAGAATCAGGATCTGCCGTTTCATGCTGCCGAGATCCACCTGGTAAACCTAACGGCGCTCTTGTTTAGTAATTTTGATTTCGAGAAAGCACTCGCATTTGTCATTAATTACGGACGGGACAACGACACGACCGGAGCCGTAACAGGCGCTATTCTTGGTGCGTACTGGGGGGCCGATCGGTTACCCAAAGCGATGGTGACCAAGGTGATTACGGTTAACAAACAGAGATTAGGTACTGATCTGGAAGCGCTTGCCGATAAACTCACCGACAGGATACTTTTAAAGTAA
- a CDS encoding tetratricopeptide repeat protein produces MNNERIQQLIRFVQEEPGEPFNVYALAMEYMSSQPAQARQYFDQLLTEHPDYLPTYYHAAALYADADQRDRAAELYEKGIALARAQNNQKTLQELQRAQQAFDDDEDEW; encoded by the coding sequence ATGAATAACGAACGTATCCAACAATTAATTCGATTTGTACAGGAAGAACCCGGCGAGCCGTTCAATGTTTATGCGCTGGCAATGGAGTACATGAGCAGCCAGCCTGCGCAGGCCCGGCAGTATTTTGATCAGCTCCTGACCGAACATCCGGATTACCTGCCAACCTATTATCATGCAGCCGCTTTATATGCCGACGCCGATCAGCGCGACCGGGCAGCTGAACTGTACGAAAAAGGCATTGCCCTGGCGCGGGCGCAAAATAATCAGAAAACGTTGCAGGAATTGCAGCGCGCTCAACAGGCGTTTGACGATGATGAAGATGAATGGTAG
- a CDS encoding S1 family peptidase, with product MNVWLWIGCICLSTAARPQSVKPLDLQREEVFDYIYKLKVKNNRGQESVLTGFKPAGYAGILTALHGLTLSSNPAITAIRYADASGRSEKIYKKVTLTHVDIANDVAFLSCPELSAKEGLPFSRRPILMGGKTLRIFGFPQINSLKGRERRIDTPPVMVLQDILSDPAKSQLSRRNSPALSTRVLQLEPASIYKGDSGGPILNEFNEVVGVANGGFFNNSGDKITAWAVLISGVPQAPVEVDNRAFRQLVENNVQELMSDWSVAQHRDQYDKETPVFTIGGVLSKPFSIGANGLHIDTDLKNLSGAFDAYAEVKLVNNLMLGGYASSNYLQYRIIRQFDQNIPLQGESAMATRRLVDLYGVQTSLLFNRGLLHQAYVGGGGLYLGNTTEQRQLLNNYRLFIGYRVYLGLKRTFGFEFRAMQLTQNEARDEWQPVLGNATIIHTVKPLTSYYVCAGLTYSVYNRK from the coding sequence ATGAACGTTTGGCTATGGATCGGATGTATCTGTCTGTCAACTGCCGCCCGGCCGCAGTCCGTAAAGCCGCTCGACCTACAACGGGAAGAGGTGTTTGATTATATCTATAAGCTGAAAGTCAAGAATAACCGAGGGCAGGAATCGGTGCTGACCGGCTTCAAACCGGCAGGCTATGCCGGCATCCTGACGGCACTACATGGATTGACTTTATCCAGTAACCCTGCTATTACGGCAATACGTTATGCCGACGCGTCCGGTCGATCAGAGAAAATCTATAAAAAGGTTACGTTGACGCATGTTGATATTGCCAATGATGTGGCTTTCCTGAGTTGTCCTGAACTTTCTGCAAAAGAAGGACTTCCTTTTTCCCGGCGGCCTATTTTGATGGGCGGGAAAACCCTGCGCATTTTTGGGTTTCCGCAGATAAACTCGCTAAAAGGACGGGAGCGACGTATTGATACGCCACCGGTTATGGTGTTGCAGGACATCCTGAGTGATCCCGCTAAAAGTCAGTTAAGCCGACGAAATAGCCCGGCCCTTAGCACACGAGTACTGCAACTGGAGCCGGCTTCCATCTACAAAGGCGATTCGGGTGGGCCAATTTTAAATGAGTTCAACGAGGTGGTAGGGGTAGCCAACGGGGGATTTTTTAATAATTCAGGGGATAAAATAACCGCCTGGGCCGTGCTGATTAGCGGAGTTCCTCAGGCACCCGTCGAGGTGGACAACCGGGCGTTTCGACAACTGGTTGAGAACAACGTGCAGGAACTGATGTCCGACTGGAGTGTTGCCCAACACCGGGATCAGTACGATAAGGAAACCCCTGTTTTTACCATTGGTGGAGTCCTAAGCAAACCCTTTAGTATTGGGGCCAATGGCCTGCATATCGATACGGATCTGAAGAACCTGAGCGGAGCCTTTGACGCCTATGCCGAGGTGAAGCTGGTTAATAACCTGATGCTGGGCGGCTACGCATCGAGCAACTACTTACAATATAGAATTATTCGGCAGTTCGATCAGAATATTCCGTTGCAGGGCGAGTCGGCGATGGCTACCCGGCGTCTGGTTGATCTGTATGGTGTACAAACGAGTCTGTTGTTTAACCGTGGACTTCTGCATCAGGCTTATGTGGGCGGAGGTGGGTTATATCTCGGGAACACAACTGAGCAGCGGCAACTGCTGAACAACTACCGGCTGTTTATTGGCTACCGGGTTTATCTGGGGTTGAAACGAACCTTCGGTTTCGAATTCCGGGCAATGCAATTGACGCAGAATGAAGCGCGGGATGAGTGGCAACCCGTTTTGGGCAACGCTACGATTATCCATACCGTAAAACCTTTAACCTCCTACTACGTATGTGCCGGCTTAACCTACTCGGTTTACAATCGAAAATAG
- a CDS encoding Nramp family divalent metal transporter, which produces MPKSLTLRSGVGSVLFWSVISAAFIGPGSVTACAMAGSRFGLSLLWALTFSTLSTILLQEAAARITLASGLSFGEVITHSYGAKAPWIARILFIAISVGCAAYQAGNILGAVAGLSLLTHLPTTGLTIAVGVVCVTLLWQGSTRLIANFLGLIVFAMGIAFAYVAFNSGQSTGTFLKALVVPSLPADSLVLVISLIGTTIVPYNLFLGSGLSTNQTLREMRWGIGLAVLIGGLTSMAILAAGTLVTGEFSFQSVAQTMSAQLGDWAGALFAFGLFAAGFTSTLTAPLASAVTAQSLLGWSAGSTAYRAVWLLVMAVGLTFGLLGVRPIPIIIAVQAINGILLPFVTVFLFRAVNNQTLLGQYRNSPAQNVAMGFVVLVTAGLGGWNLWLALGSGQ; this is translated from the coding sequence ATGCCTAAATCGTTAACTCTTCGCTCCGGTGTTGGCAGCGTTCTGTTCTGGTCGGTTATTTCAGCCGCCTTCATTGGCCCCGGTTCCGTTACGGCCTGCGCTATGGCCGGTTCCCGCTTCGGCCTTAGTCTGCTCTGGGCGCTGACCTTTTCAACCCTAAGTACTATCCTTCTGCAGGAAGCGGCCGCCCGGATCACACTGGCGTCGGGCCTGAGCTTCGGTGAAGTGATTACCCATTCCTACGGCGCAAAAGCGCCCTGGATCGCTCGTATTTTATTCATCGCCATTTCTGTTGGATGCGCAGCCTATCAGGCCGGCAATATTCTCGGCGCCGTGGCGGGACTTTCGCTCCTGACGCATCTGCCAACAACGGGCTTGACAATCGCCGTTGGCGTAGTGTGCGTTACGTTACTATGGCAGGGCTCCACCCGACTCATCGCCAATTTCCTGGGTCTGATTGTGTTTGCGATGGGCATTGCGTTTGCCTACGTTGCCTTCAACAGCGGCCAGTCGACGGGCACTTTCCTGAAAGCCCTGGTCGTTCCTTCGCTCCCGGCTGACTCGCTCGTACTGGTGATCAGCCTGATCGGCACCACGATTGTTCCGTATAATCTTTTTCTGGGTTCTGGTCTTAGCACTAACCAGACATTGCGCGAAATGCGCTGGGGCATCGGACTGGCAGTACTCATTGGTGGCCTTACGTCGATGGCAATTCTGGCAGCCGGAACGCTCGTTACGGGGGAGTTTTCGTTTCAGAGCGTTGCACAGACCATGTCCGCCCAGCTTGGCGACTGGGCGGGTGCCCTGTTTGCCTTTGGTTTGTTTGCTGCGGGCTTTACCTCTACCCTCACGGCTCCGCTGGCTTCGGCCGTAACAGCCCAGAGCCTGCTCGGCTGGTCAGCCGGTTCAACTGCTTACCGGGCCGTCTGGCTGCTGGTTATGGCCGTTGGCCTGACGTTTGGCCTGCTTGGCGTTCGGCCTATTCCTATCATCATTGCCGTGCAGGCCATCAATGGAATTCTGCTGCCGTTTGTAACTGTCTTTTTATTCAGAGCCGTCAATAACCAAACACTTTTAGGTCAGTACCGTAATTCCCCCGCTCAAAACGTAGCGATGGGCTTCGTTGTCCTGGTCACAGCTGGTCTGGGCGGCTGGAATCTGTGGCTGGCCCTTGGGTCTGGGCAATAG
- a CDS encoding right-handed parallel beta-helix repeat-containing protein: MRIFTALLWFAFAGSAWAQTDCNCTYTITKTGMYDGKSLKIAPGSTVCIKAGAYTYLRLNNFVGTPDKPIRFINCGGLVDVNYPTGSSTGIAFQGCRYFQITGTGDSRYEYGIRISKTGTNISGLNITNKSSDCEVDHVEVSNTGFAGIMIKTDPTCDVTTQRANFTMYNVKVHHNYVHDTKGEGLYIGNSFWNEGMGRTCSGKNVKVLPHNIIGLEIAYNRTENTGCEGIQYACAPESQVHHNTVYNSGIDPFDAYQDNGVQIGGGVSGRFYNNTIRQSKGIGLIVVGHLGPNYIYNNIITDSGDNGVFVDERANSLANVDIVLANNTINRAKGEGIKLYNETQNTYILNTAITGVGSNKYISTLNTKVRYTAQNNFTAAGGSDAGYVDAGADDYHTTSTSLLINRGQDLKRYGIVVDLEDVDRPKGGTYDIGVYENVAESNSGARKSVAARAELSETVVVRAFPSPCVDQLTVRLSNEEAITELSIVDGAGRTLTQHQPLAPAAEVTLPVNQLSSGVYLIRIGTGIRQYVGRFLKQ, encoded by the coding sequence ATGAGAATATTTACAGCTCTATTGTGGTTTGCCTTTGCGGGTAGTGCATGGGCACAAACGGATTGCAACTGTACGTACACAATCACCAAGACCGGCATGTATGACGGCAAATCGCTCAAGATTGCCCCCGGCTCGACGGTCTGCATCAAGGCGGGCGCTTACACCTACCTCCGACTCAACAACTTCGTCGGCACCCCCGACAAGCCCATCCGCTTCATCAACTGCGGAGGCCTGGTCGACGTCAATTATCCCACCGGCTCCTCGACGGGCATCGCCTTCCAGGGATGCCGCTACTTCCAGATCACCGGCACCGGCGACAGCCGGTATGAGTATGGCATCCGCATCTCCAAGACGGGCACCAACATCTCAGGTCTGAACATTACAAACAAGAGTTCAGACTGTGAGGTAGACCATGTGGAGGTGTCCAATACGGGCTTTGCCGGCATCATGATCAAGACCGATCCCACTTGCGATGTCACTACCCAGCGGGCTAACTTCACGATGTACAATGTGAAGGTGCACCACAACTATGTTCATGACACCAAAGGGGAGGGACTCTACATCGGCAACTCGTTCTGGAACGAAGGCATGGGCCGCACCTGCAGTGGAAAGAACGTAAAAGTGCTGCCGCACAACATCATTGGTCTGGAGATTGCTTACAACCGGACCGAGAACACGGGCTGCGAGGGCATCCAGTATGCCTGCGCACCTGAGTCGCAGGTGCACCACAACACGGTCTATAATTCCGGCATTGATCCCTTTGATGCCTACCAGGACAATGGGGTGCAGATTGGGGGTGGGGTAAGCGGCCGCTTTTACAACAACACCATCCGCCAGTCGAAAGGCATTGGTCTGATTGTGGTGGGTCATCTGGGCCCAAACTACATTTATAACAACATCATCACCGACTCGGGTGATAACGGCGTCTTTGTCGACGAGCGGGCCAACTCGCTGGCGAATGTAGACATCGTGCTAGCTAACAACACCATCAACCGGGCAAAAGGGGAGGGTATCAAGCTCTACAACGAGACCCAGAACACGTATATTCTGAACACGGCCATCACGGGGGTTGGCAGCAACAAGTATATCTCGACGCTGAATACTAAGGTTCGTTATACGGCGCAGAACAACTTTACGGCAGCGGGCGGCAGTGATGCGGGTTACGTAGATGCTGGAGCTGATGATTACCATACGACCTCAACTTCATTGCTGATCAACAGGGGGCAGGATCTCAAACGCTACGGGATTGTTGTCGATCTGGAGGATGTCGACCGGCCGAAAGGAGGAACCTACGACATTGGTGTGTATGAAAACGTAGCGGAGAGCAATTCGGGCGCGCGTAAAAGCGTAGCGGCTCGTGCCGAGCTGTCAGAGACGGTTGTGGTTCGTGCCTTCCCCTCGCCCTGCGTCGATCAGCTCACCGTGCGGTTGAGTAACGAAGAAGCCATTACGGAACTGAGCATTGTGGACGGTGCGGGCCGGACACTTACGCAGCACCAGCCATTGGCACCCGCTGCAGAGGTAACGCTGCCGGTGAATCAGCTGAGCAGCGGGGTGTATCTGATCCGAATCGGAACGGGCATTCGGCAGTACGTTGGGCGTTTCCTGAAGCAGTAA
- a CDS encoding Dps family protein gives MTTDLNKPESQEKAVKNIKPNIGLDQDVLKKDNEMLNAYLSDLHVLYIKTRKYHWNVAGPSFKEYHEFFEEQYKALEEMIDEVAERIRTLGGKPFSTMSDFLKGTSLKEDESGEVKTRDMFERLLADHEQVTRELRENVDTCDEELKDAGTADFLTGLMEAHEKMAWMLRKYLS, from the coding sequence ATGACTACCGATTTGAACAAACCCGAATCTCAGGAGAAGGCCGTTAAAAACATCAAGCCGAACATTGGCCTCGACCAGGACGTCCTGAAAAAGGACAACGAGATGCTCAATGCCTACTTGTCCGATCTGCACGTTTTATATATCAAGACCCGCAAATACCACTGGAACGTAGCGGGGCCGAGCTTCAAGGAATACCACGAATTTTTTGAAGAGCAGTATAAAGCCCTTGAAGAGATGATCGACGAAGTGGCAGAGCGGATTCGTACGCTGGGCGGCAAGCCTTTTTCGACCATGTCCGATTTTCTGAAAGGCACCAGCCTGAAAGAAGATGAGAGTGGCGAAGTGAAAACCCGCGATATGTTCGAGCGGCTTCTCGCCGACCACGAGCAGGTAACCCGCGAACTGCGTGAAAACGTTGATACCTGCGATGAAGAACTGAAGGATGCTGGTACGGCCGATTTCCTGACAGGCCTGATGGAAGCCCATGAAAAAATGGCGTGGATGCTGCGGAAATATCTGTCGTAG
- a CDS encoding NAD(P)H-quinone oxidoreductase, with protein sequence MKAILITRPGDASVLALRDHPLPQPSSRQVLIRVRAAGVNRSDIHQRQGGYGTDPTGQIPGLEVAGLVEQCGPDAHRWRVGDPVCALISGGGYAEYVTVDERHCLPLPPGLTFVEAASLPETVLTVWSTVFQWAHLSKGENFLVHGGSSGIGVAAIQLANAFGARAYATAGNDEKCAFCEQLGAIRCVNYKTIDFEQALSLVGINVILDMVGGDYTPKNLRLLATDGRLMFINAMRGAETSIHIPTLMQKRITLSGSMLKPRDAQFKADLTAEVEKQAWPLLADGRLKPVVYRSLPLSEAAQAQQLMESSGHIGKIILEIP encoded by the coding sequence ATGAAAGCAATCCTGATTACCCGTCCGGGCGATGCTTCCGTGCTTGCCCTGCGTGATCATCCTCTCCCACAGCCCAGCAGCAGACAGGTTTTGATTCGGGTGCGGGCGGCCGGAGTCAATCGAAGCGATATTCACCAGCGGCAGGGCGGCTATGGCACTGACCCAACCGGCCAGATTCCCGGACTCGAAGTAGCCGGACTTGTTGAGCAGTGCGGGCCTGACGCCCATCGGTGGCGGGTTGGCGACCCGGTATGCGCCCTTATCAGCGGGGGTGGCTACGCCGAATACGTAACGGTTGACGAACGCCACTGCCTGCCCCTACCGCCCGGACTGACCTTCGTGGAGGCTGCGTCGCTACCCGAAACGGTGCTGACTGTCTGGTCAACGGTTTTTCAGTGGGCTCATTTGAGCAAGGGAGAGAATTTTCTGGTCCATGGTGGCAGCAGCGGCATTGGCGTAGCGGCCATTCAACTGGCAAACGCGTTCGGTGCCAGGGCTTACGCCACGGCGGGCAACGACGAAAAGTGCGCTTTTTGTGAACAGTTGGGCGCGATCCGCTGTGTCAATTATAAAACAATCGATTTTGAACAGGCACTGAGCCTGGTAGGCATCAACGTCATTCTCGATATGGTTGGGGGCGATTACACGCCTAAAAATCTTCGCCTGCTGGCGACCGACGGGCGACTTATGTTCATCAACGCCATGCGGGGCGCCGAAACGTCAATTCATATTCCAACCCTGATGCAGAAGCGGATTACGCTCAGCGGCAGCATGCTTAAACCCCGCGATGCCCAGTTTAAAGCTGATCTGACGGCTGAGGTAGAAAAGCAGGCGTGGCCCCTGCTGGCCGATGGACGACTAAAGCCGGTTGTGTATCGGTCACTGCCTCTTTCCGAAGCGGCCCAAGCGCAGCAGCTGATGGAAAGCAGCGGGCACATTGGTAAAATCATTCTGGAAATTCCGTAA
- a CDS encoding DinB family protein — MPQTTQSVADATSAVQQQLSQLLTGRNAHQSFEDAINGLPASLRGIKPDKLPYSIWQLVDHIRIAQWDILAFSRDANHQSPSWPDGYWSKDVAPPDDAAWEEAVEQIRQDRDAFIALLQDSGQDLYAPFPHGDGQNLLREALLIADHTAYHVGEIIIIRRLLGAWGG; from the coding sequence ATGCCGCAAACTACGCAATCGGTGGCCGATGCCACGTCGGCCGTTCAGCAACAACTCAGCCAACTGCTGACGGGACGTAACGCCCATCAGTCGTTCGAGGATGCCATTAACGGTCTGCCCGCGTCGTTGCGGGGCATAAAGCCAGACAAATTACCGTATAGTATCTGGCAATTGGTTGACCATATCCGGATTGCGCAGTGGGACATTCTGGCGTTTTCCCGCGACGCAAATCACCAGTCGCCATCCTGGCCCGACGGCTACTGGTCGAAGGACGTAGCACCGCCGGATGATGCCGCCTGGGAAGAGGCCGTAGAGCAGATTCGGCAAGACCGCGATGCGTTTATCGCGTTATTACAGGACTCCGGGCAGGATCTATACGCGCCCTTTCCCCACGGCGACGGTCAGAATCTTCTTCGCGAGGCTCTTCTGATTGCTGATCACACGGCCTATCATGTTGGCGAGATCATTATCATCCGGCGATTGCTGGGTGCATGGGGCGGTTAA
- a CDS encoding electron transfer flavoprotein subunit beta/FixA family protein — protein sequence MKILVCVTSVPDTTTKIAFTDNNTKLNKAGVTFITGPYDDYALARAVELKEKLGATVTVLNVGEADSEPVIRKCLAIGADDAIRVNAEPTDAYFVAEQIAAIAKENQYDLILMGRESIDYNGGQVHGIVGEMLGLPSISPVMTLDIDGDTAKITREIEGGKEELEAKLPLVLGCQEPIAEWKIPNMRGIMTARTKPLKIVEPTGTDKLTTVASYELPAPRGAVKMIKAEEAETLIQLLRTEAKVI from the coding sequence ATGAAAATTTTAGTGTGTGTAACGAGTGTGCCCGATACCACCACCAAAATTGCCTTTACGGACAATAATACCAAACTCAACAAAGCGGGTGTTACGTTCATTACCGGCCCCTACGACGACTACGCGCTGGCGCGGGCCGTTGAGCTGAAAGAAAAGCTTGGAGCCACTGTGACGGTATTGAATGTAGGTGAAGCTGATTCTGAACCTGTAATCCGCAAGTGTCTGGCGATTGGCGCCGACGACGCTATCCGCGTGAACGCCGAGCCAACCGACGCTTATTTCGTGGCTGAGCAGATTGCCGCCATCGCTAAAGAAAACCAATATGACCTGATTCTGATGGGTCGCGAATCGATTGATTACAACGGTGGTCAGGTTCACGGCATCGTCGGCGAAATGCTGGGGCTACCATCCATCTCGCCCGTCATGACGCTCGACATCGACGGCGATACGGCCAAAATCACCCGTGAGATCGAAGGGGGTAAGGAAGAGCTGGAAGCTAAACTGCCGCTGGTGCTGGGTTGTCAGGAGCCGATTGCCGAGTGGAAAATTCCAAATATGCGCGGCATTATGACCGCCCGGACCAAACCCCTCAAAATTGTTGAGCCAACAGGTACCGACAAACTTACCACCGTCGCCAGTTACGAACTACCGGCTCCGCGCGGTGCCGTTAAGATGATTAAAGCTGAAGAAGCCGAAACGCTCATCCAGCTTCTCCGCACGGAAGCCAAAGTTATCTAA